In Palleronia sp. LCG004, a single window of DNA contains:
- a CDS encoding 50S ribosomal protein L11 methyltransferase produces the protein MPTFTALTTLPDAENARALGEAMERMEPEPTGIGVFEMEDDSGLWEVGAYFEADPDRAALAVLETAFGTRPFVISELPEIDWVAKVRRELSPVEAGRFFLYGSHDADRVPEGRVALLVDAAMAFGTGHHGTTLGCLRALDTLIESGVDCRNVVDIGCGTAVLAMAAARVWPDHEVLASDIDAVAVEVAQANVDLNDLTGRVVCLEAMGFDHPGLVEASPFDLIFANILKGPLISLAPDMAVHAGAGAHAILSGILNPQADEVVSVYERNGFSLVDRLVIGDWTTLTLRK, from the coding sequence ATGCCCACCTTTACCGCGCTTACCACCCTTCCCGATGCCGAGAATGCTCGCGCGCTCGGTGAGGCGATGGAACGGATGGAGCCCGAACCGACGGGCATAGGCGTCTTCGAGATGGAGGACGATTCGGGCCTCTGGGAGGTCGGTGCCTATTTCGAGGCCGATCCCGACCGCGCCGCCCTTGCCGTGCTGGAAACCGCTTTCGGCACGCGGCCCTTCGTGATCAGCGAGCTTCCCGAGATCGACTGGGTCGCAAAGGTGCGCCGCGAGCTGAGCCCGGTGGAGGCCGGTCGCTTCTTCCTCTACGGCTCCCACGATGCCGACCGGGTGCCCGAGGGGCGGGTCGCGCTGCTCGTCGATGCGGCGATGGCCTTCGGGACCGGACATCACGGAACGACGCTTGGCTGCCTGCGCGCTCTCGATACCCTGATCGAGAGCGGCGTGGATTGCCGAAATGTGGTGGATATCGGCTGCGGCACCGCGGTGCTCGCCATGGCGGCGGCGCGGGTCTGGCCCGATCACGAGGTTCTGGCGAGCGACATCGACGCCGTCGCGGTCGAAGTCGCGCAGGCCAATGTCGATCTGAACGACCTGACCGGCAGGGTCGTGTGCCTCGAGGCAATGGGATTCGATCACCCTGGCCTCGTCGAGGCGTCGCCCTTCGACCTGATCTTCGCCAACATCCTCAAGGGGCCGCTGATCTCGCTCGCGCCCGACATGGCGGTCCATGCGGGCGCGGGGGCGCATGCGATCCTGTCGGGCATCCTGAACCCGCAGGCCGACGAGGTCGTCTCGGTCTACGAGCGCAACGGCTTTTCGCTCGTAGACCGCCTGGTAATCGGCGACTGGACGACGCTGACCCTCAGGAAATGA
- a CDS encoding DUF1127 domain-containing protein has translation MSIYEVKNLPGEAISTRVVHAFTRVVERAIEAYEARATRNALRELSDEMLDDIGLNRWDIEAVARRSR, from the coding sequence ATGTCCATCTACGAAGTCAAGAATCTCCCCGGAGAAGCGATCAGCACCCGTGTCGTCCACGCCTTCACCCGTGTGGTCGAGCGTGCGATCGAAGCCTACGAGGCCCGCGCGACCCGCAACGCGCTCCGTGAACTCAGCGACGAGATGCTGGACGATATCGGACTGAACCGTTGGGACATCGAGGCCGTGGCGCGCCGCAGCCGCTGA
- the ruvC gene encoding crossover junction endodeoxyribonuclease RuvC, with protein MRILGVDPGLRTMGWGVIEVDGSRLRHVANGLCTSDGSDALGSRLMSLHRQLSELLSQHRPDGAAIEQTFVNRDGAGTLKLGQARGVALLALAQSGIEVGEYAPNSVKKTVVGVGHADKRQIDHMVRMQLPGADPVGPDAADALAIALCHAFHLQGARALARARAS; from the coding sequence ATGCGGATATTGGGCGTCGACCCGGGCCTGCGAACCATGGGCTGGGGCGTGATCGAGGTGGACGGATCGCGCCTGAGGCATGTGGCGAACGGGCTGTGCACCTCCGACGGATCCGATGCGCTGGGATCGCGGCTGATGTCGTTGCACCGCCAGCTGTCGGAACTCCTCTCGCAACATCGGCCCGACGGCGCGGCGATCGAGCAGACCTTCGTCAACCGCGACGGTGCAGGGACGCTGAAGCTCGGTCAGGCACGGGGCGTGGCGCTCCTCGCGCTCGCGCAATCCGGGATCGAAGTCGGGGAATATGCACCCAACTCGGTCAAGAAGACGGTCGTGGGCGTGGGCCATGCCGACAAGCGACAGATCGACCACATGGTGCGGATGCAGCTTCCGGGGGCCGATCCGGTCGGACCCGATGCGGCCGACGCCCTGGCCATCGCGCTTTGTCATGCATTCCACCTGCAAGGGGCGCGCGCGCTCGCCCGGGCGCGGGCATCATGA
- the ruvA gene encoding Holliday junction branch migration protein RuvA, with the protein MIGRLAGRLIFRGPDHVLIDVGGVGYMVYVNERTLATLPAVGEAAALHTDLLVREDLLQLFGFLTPVEKEWHRLLMSVQGIGARASMAILGALGPDGVGRAIALGDVSAIRAAPGVGPKIAQRVTIELKDKAPALMAMGQAPDIPDTAPVIVPDTSTAATTPQPVAGPGAQAEALSALSNLGYSPADASRAVAQVAGEAGDDTATLIRLALKRLAPA; encoded by the coding sequence ATGATCGGACGGCTGGCCGGACGGCTGATCTTTCGCGGCCCCGATCACGTTCTGATCGATGTGGGCGGCGTCGGATACATGGTCTACGTGAACGAACGCACGCTTGCGACCCTTCCGGCGGTAGGCGAGGCTGCGGCGCTTCACACCGATCTCCTCGTGCGGGAGGATCTGCTGCAGCTCTTCGGCTTCCTCACGCCGGTCGAGAAGGAATGGCATCGTCTGTTGATGAGCGTGCAGGGCATCGGCGCGCGCGCCTCGATGGCGATCCTGGGCGCACTTGGGCCCGACGGCGTCGGGCGCGCCATCGCGCTCGGCGATGTCTCGGCGATCCGCGCGGCCCCGGGCGTCGGCCCGAAGATCGCGCAGCGCGTGACGATCGAGCTCAAGGACAAGGCACCGGCCCTCATGGCGATGGGACAGGCCCCCGACATCCCCGACACCGCCCCTGTGATCGTGCCCGATACCTCGACCGCGGCCACGACACCGCAGCCCGTCGCCGGCCCCGGCGCGCAGGCGGAGGCGCTCTCGGCCTTGTCCAACCTCGGCTATTCGCCGGCCGATGCCTCGCGTGCGGTGGCGCAGGTCGCGGGTGAGGCGGGCGACGACACGGCGACGCTGATCCGTCTCGCGTTGAAACGGCTCGCGCCGGCATGA
- the ruvB gene encoding Holliday junction branch migration DNA helicase RuvB — translation MSDAPDPALRPERLPDDDGPALRPQTLDAFTGQAEARANLKVFIESARMRSKAMDHALFHGPPGLGKTTLAQIVARELGVNFRMTSGPVLAKAGDLAAILTNLEARDVLFIDEIHRLNPVVEEVLYPALEDFELDLVIGEGPAARSVRIELQPFTLVGATTRLGLLTTPLRDRFGIPVRLQFYTVNELQDIVARGARLMGVPAEPDGTREIAARARGTPRIAGRLLRRVVDFALVEGDGRLTRALADDALTRLGVDKLGLDGADRRYLKLIAEHYQGGPVGIETLSAALSESRDALEEVIEPYLLQQGLIQRTPRGRMLAQGAWTHLGMARPRSDIAPDLFGDV, via the coding sequence ATGAGCGACGCGCCCGATCCCGCCCTGCGCCCCGAACGTCTTCCCGACGATGACGGCCCTGCCCTGCGGCCGCAGACGCTCGACGCCTTCACCGGACAGGCCGAAGCGCGCGCAAACCTGAAGGTCTTCATCGAGAGTGCGCGGATGCGCTCGAAGGCGATGGATCACGCGCTCTTCCACGGGCCGCCGGGCCTTGGCAAGACGACGCTCGCGCAGATCGTGGCGCGCGAGCTCGGCGTGAACTTCCGCATGACGAGTGGCCCCGTGCTCGCCAAGGCGGGCGATCTTGCCGCGATCCTCACCAATCTGGAGGCGCGTGACGTTCTTTTCATCGACGAGATCCATCGGCTGAACCCGGTGGTCGAGGAGGTGCTCTATCCCGCGCTCGAGGATTTCGAGCTCGACCTCGTGATCGGAGAGGGGCCCGCCGCGCGATCGGTCAGGATCGAGCTGCAACCCTTCACGCTGGTGGGCGCGACGACGCGGCTCGGCCTTCTGACCACGCCGCTGCGCGACCGGTTCGGCATCCCCGTCCGGCTGCAATTCTACACGGTGAACGAGCTGCAGGACATCGTCGCGCGCGGCGCGCGGCTGATGGGTGTTCCGGCCGAGCCGGACGGCACGCGCGAGATCGCGGCACGCGCACGCGGCACACCGCGGATCGCAGGCAGGCTCCTGCGTCGGGTCGTCGATTTCGCGCTGGTCGAGGGCGACGGACGACTGACGCGCGCACTTGCCGACGACGCGCTGACGCGACTCGGGGTAGACAAGCTGGGTCTCGACGGGGCTGACCGACGGTATCTGAAGCTGATCGCCGAGCATTATCAGGGCGGTCCTGTGGGGATCGAGACCCTGTCGGCCGCGCTCAGCGAATCTCGCGACGCACTCGAGGAAGTCATCGAGCCCTATCTGCTGCAGCAGGGACTGATCCAGCGCACACCGCGCGGGCGGATGCTGGCGCAGGGGGCATGGACGCATCTCGGCATGGCGCGGCCGCGGAGCGACATCGCGCCCGACCTCTT